Proteins co-encoded in one Lates calcarifer isolate ASB-BC8 linkage group LG17, TLL_Latcal_v3, whole genome shotgun sequence genomic window:
- the LOC108902762 gene encoding LOW QUALITY PROTEIN: cAMP-specific 3',5'-cyclic phosphodiesterase 4D-like (The sequence of the model RefSeq protein was modified relative to this genomic sequence to represent the inferred CDS: deleted 1 base in 1 codon): MPLKHAEEGFPPSARASVETWCGVKGEERARESREAEGASGEGRGGGLVKNKTEEEEKEETTANMSLPTSCVYPAPSVQDRYCKVRNGNICGSPCAVNRPIDIVQKRRRFDVENGLSVGRSPLDSQTSPGSGLVLQANFPHSQRRESFLYRSDSDFDLSPKTMSRNSSTASDLEEGLKHWEVNWLPRHGEDMIVTPFAQVLASLRTVRSNFAVLTHLQDRVGNKRPSGSNQPSMCKPCLAEEPYQKLAMETLEELDWCLDQLETLQTRHSVSEMASNKFKRMLNRELTQLSETSRSGNQVSEFIASTFLEKQHDVEILSPPPKEKEKKKRPMSQISGVKKATQSPSLAPACIPRFGVSTPHESLLAKEIEDINRWGLDIFKIAEFSGNRPLTVIMYSVFQERDLLKTFKIPIDTFITFMMTLEDHYHADVAYHNNIHAADVVQSTHVLLSTPALEAVFTDLEIMAALFASAIHDVDHPGVTNQFLINTSSELALMYNDASVLENHHLAVGFKLLQEDNCDIFQNLSKKLRDSLRKMVIDMVLATDMSKHMNFLADMKTMVETKKVTSLGVLLLDNYSDRIQVLQNMVHCADLSNPTKPLELYRQWTDRIMVEFFTQGDRERDKGMEISPMCDKHNASIEKSQVGFIDYIVHPLWETWADLVHPDAQDILDTLEDNREWYQSMIPRSPSPSSPEEHHAEVEPGGGAVGAGGPVPSGGGGGGGGSAGDKFQFELTLEEEEEDEEEVESDLESPLEEESQSGGERHRDSSSPSLSPDPRSSSSRYRPPSPHPSRTLSLAGMSVRSPHPHRTLASPGREGTDRDRELSQEGDGVACLRMGT, from the exons ATGCCGCTGAAACACGCCGAGGAGGGCTTTCCTCCGTCTGCCCGCGCGTCAGTGGAAACCTGGTGCGGcgtgaagggagaggagagagcgcGCGAGAGCCGAGAAGCAGAAGGAGCGTCCGGAgaaggacgaggaggaggattagtgaagaacaaaacagaagaagaagaaaaagaagaaacaaccGCAAACATGAGTTTACCGACCAGCTGTGTGTATCCAGCCCCTTCGGTCCAGGATCGTTACTGCAAAGTGCGGAACGGGAATATTTGCGGGTCGCCGTGCGCCGTCAACCGGCCCATCGACATCGTGCAGAAACGAAGGCG TTTTGATGTGGAGAATGGCCTGTCGGTGGGTCGCAGTCCACTGGACTCTCAGACTAGCCCGGGTTCTGGTCTGGTACTTCAGGCCAACTTCCCCCACAGTCAGCGCCGTGAGTCTTTCCTCTACCGCTCAGACTCAGACTTCGACCTTTCACCCAAAACCATGTCCCGCAACTCATCCACTGCCAGCGACCT GGAGGAGGGATTGAAGCATTGGGAAGTCAATTGGCTACCTCG GCATGGAGAAGACATGATAGTGACTCCATTTGCACAG gTTCTTGCCAGTCTGCGAACGGTGAGAAGTAACTTTGCTGTTCTGACACATCTGCAAGATCGCGTGGGAAACAA GCGGCCGTCAGGCAGCAACCAGCCGTCCATGTGTAAGCCATGTCTCGCAG AGGAGCCTTATCAGAAGCTGGCGATGGAGACCCTGGAAGAGCTGGACTGGTGTTTGGATCAGCTGGAGACGCTGCAGACGAGGCACTCCGTCAGTGAGATGGCGTCCAATAAG TTTAAGAGGATGCTGAACCGTGAGCTGACGCAGCTTTCAGAGACAAGCCGCTCAGGGAACCAGGTGTCGGAGTTCATCGCGAGCACCTTCTTAG AGAAACAACATGATGTGGAGATCCTGTCTCCACCTCctaaggagaaggagaagaagaagaggccaATGTCACAGATCAGTGGTGTGAAAAAGGCCACGCAGAGCCCCAGCTTAGCACCCGCCTGCATCCCTCGCTTTGGAGTCAGCACACCGCACGAGAGTCTGCTGGCCAAG GAGATCGAGGACATTAATCGTTGGGGTCTGGATATTTTCAAGATAGCAGAATTTTCCGGAAACCGCCCTCTGACGGTGATCATGTACTCCGTCTTCCAG GAGAGAGACCTTTTGAAAACCTTTAAGATCCCAATTGACACCTTCATCACATTCATGATGACCTTGGAGGACCATTACCATGCTGACGTAGCTTATCACAACAACATCCATGCGGCTGACGTGGTGCAGTCCACCCACGTCCTCCTGTCCACCCCTGCTTTAGAG GCGGTGTTTACAGACCTGGAGATCATGGCCGCTCTGTTTGCCAGTGCCATCCATGACGTTGACCACCCAGGAGTCACCAACCAGTTCCTAATAAACACCA GTTCGGAGCTGGCGTTGATGTACAACGACGCCTCGGTGCTGGAGAACCACCACCTCGCCGTGGGCTTCAAACTGCTCCAGGAAGACAACTGCGACATCTTCCAAAACCTCAGCAAGAAACTGAGAGACTCCCTCCGCAAAATGGTGATTGACATG GTGCTGGCCACAGATATGTCCAAACACATGAACTTCTTGGCCGACATGAAGACGATGGTGGAAACCAAGAAGGTGACGAGTCTGGGAGTCCTGCTGCTCGACAACTACTCTGACCGCATTCAG GTTCTGCAGAACATGGTCCACTGTGCCGACCTGAGCAACCCAACCAAACCGCTGGAGCTGTACCGGCAGTGGACGGACCGCATCATGGTGGAGTTCTTCACCCAGGGAGACCGAGAGCGGGACAAGGGCATGGAGATCAGTCCCATGTGTGACAAACACAACGCGTCCATAGAGAAGAGCCAG GTGGGGTTCATCGACTACATTGTCCACCCTCTGTGGGAGACCTGGGCAGACTTGGTGCACCCTGACGCCCAGGACATCCTGGACACCCTGGAGGACAACAGGGAGTGGTACCAGAGCATGATCCCCCGCAGCCCATCGCCCTCCAGCCCAGAGGAGCACCATGCCGAGGTGgagccaggaggaggagctgtgggAGCAGGAGGACCTGTCCcttcaggaggaggtggagggggaggaggaagtgCAGGGGACAAGTTCCAGTTTGAACTCAcgctggaggaagaggaggaggatgaggaagaggtgGAGTCTGACCTGGAGAGCCCCTTAGAGGAGGAGTCGCAGTCAGGCGGGGAGCGGCACCGGgactcctcctctccctctctgtccccgGACccccgcagcagcagcagcagataccGCCCCCCCTCGCCTCAT CCGTCCCGGACCCTGAGTCTGGCTGGCATGTCGGTGCGGAGCCCACACCCCCACAGGACGCTGGCCTCCCCGGGGCGGGAGGGCACCGACAGGGACAGAGAACTGAGCCAGGAGGGCGATGGGGTGGCGTGCCTGCGCATGGGCACGTAA